A window of Aquitalea denitrificans contains these coding sequences:
- a CDS encoding ABC transporter ATP-binding protein has product MSQPLLQVEGIQVVYNQAILAVGSVSLQVDEGQIVALLGANGAGKSSTLKAIAGLVAAERGCLQQGRIVYAGQDVSHTAPYELVQRGLVQVLEGRHCFAHLSVEENLLTAAFVRKPSRAALQQDLERIYQYFPRLKERRRSQAGYTSGGEQQMVAIGRALMAVPRLVLLDEPSMGLAPKIVEEIFEILQALNRQEGVSFLLAEQNANLALHYSHQAYLLENGHVALSGSASELAGREDVHQFYLGGSVEAA; this is encoded by the coding sequence ATGAGCCAGCCCTTACTACAGGTGGAAGGCATTCAGGTGGTGTACAACCAGGCCATTCTGGCCGTGGGCAGTGTTTCCTTGCAGGTGGACGAGGGGCAGATCGTGGCCTTGCTGGGTGCCAATGGGGCAGGCAAGAGCAGCACGCTCAAGGCCATTGCCGGCCTGGTGGCAGCCGAGCGCGGCTGCCTGCAGCAAGGGCGCATTGTCTATGCGGGGCAGGATGTCAGCCACACCGCCCCGTATGAACTGGTGCAGCGCGGGCTGGTGCAGGTGCTGGAAGGGCGGCATTGCTTTGCTCATCTGAGCGTGGAAGAAAACCTGCTCACCGCTGCCTTCGTGCGCAAGCCCAGCCGCGCTGCCTTGCAGCAGGACCTGGAACGCATCTACCAGTATTTCCCGCGGCTGAAAGAGCGTCGTCGCTCGCAGGCAGGCTATACCTCGGGTGGTGAGCAGCAGATGGTGGCCATTGGCCGCGCGCTGATGGCCGTACCACGGCTGGTGCTGCTGGATGAGCCATCGATGGGGCTGGCACCGAAAATCGTCGAGGAAATCTTCGAGATATTGCAGGCGCTGAACCGGCAGGAAGGGGTGAGCTTCCTGCTGGCCGAGCAGAACGCAAACCTGGCCTTGCACTACAGCCATCAGGCCTATCTGCTGGAAAACGGCCATGTGGCATTGTCAGGTAGCGCCAGCGAGCTGGCAGGCCGCGAAGATGTACACCAGTTCTACCTGGGCGGCAGCGTGGAAGCGGCCTGA
- a CDS encoding amino acid ABC transporter permease, whose translation MPEWLKLMVESLPPLLYAGLVFTVPLTLLSFACGLSLGFVTALVRLYGPKPLADGFRFYVWLIRGTPLLVQLFLIFYGLPKAGIVFDPLPAAVIGFSLNVGAYTSEVIRAALLAVPRGQWEAAYSIGLTWAQAMRRTILPQASRVAVPPLANTFISLIKDTSLAAVLTVPEIFQAAQRIASVTYEPLILYTETALIYLLFSSVLSAGQQKLEARFGQHLHQAQETK comes from the coding sequence ATGCCAGAATGGTTGAAACTGATGGTGGAATCACTGCCGCCGCTGCTGTATGCAGGGCTGGTGTTCACCGTACCGCTTACCCTGCTGTCCTTTGCCTGTGGCCTGTCGCTGGGCTTTGTCACCGCGCTGGTGCGGCTGTATGGCCCCAAGCCACTGGCGGACGGCTTCCGCTTTTATGTGTGGCTGATCCGCGGCACGCCCTTGCTGGTGCAGCTGTTCCTGATTTTTTACGGCCTGCCCAAGGCCGGCATCGTATTCGACCCGCTGCCGGCCGCTGTCATCGGCTTTTCGCTGAACGTGGGGGCCTACACTTCGGAAGTGATCCGCGCCGCCCTGCTGGCGGTACCGCGCGGCCAGTGGGAAGCCGCCTACTCCATCGGCCTGACCTGGGCCCAGGCCATGCGCCGCACCATTTTGCCGCAGGCCAGCCGCGTGGCCGTGCCGCCCTTGGCCAATACCTTCATCTCGCTGATCAAGGACACCTCGCTGGCCGCGGTACTGACCGTGCCGGAAATCTTCCAGGCCGCACAACGCATTGCCTCGGTCACCTATGAACCGCTGATTCTGTATACCGAAACCGCGCTGATCTACCTGCTGTTCAGCTCCGTGCTGTCCGCCGGCCAGCAAAAACTGGAAGCCCGCTTTGGCCAGCACCTGCACCAGGCCCAGGAGACAAAATGA
- a CDS encoding branched-chain amino acid ABC transporter permease, with the protein MSSLSRSTRPVLLLAVLWLLLGWLDASYLYRLASMALVFGLLAASANLITGVAGMMTLGHAAFYGVGAYTAALLSSQYQFSPWLTLPLAGVTAALLGGLTAWLTRRLVNVHFAVATLGIGQAVYVTLLNWVDFTRGPMGITDIAPLSTASPAINLGLVMLVFLLCYLLLERTIHSYYGNALRALREDEQCVAAMGLDPARLKIQVMVLGCFIAGLAGALWAHSTRYVSPGDFRFSESITILAMVVIGGLGSLPGAIMGALLLTLLPELLRSLGDYRMLVVGSIMFGFIMFLPKGLIGEYSALRVFRSHLKALEQS; encoded by the coding sequence GTGTCTAGTCTGTCCCGTTCAACAAGGCCGGTATTGCTGCTGGCCGTCTTGTGGCTGCTGCTGGGCTGGCTGGATGCCAGCTATCTGTACCGGCTGGCCAGCATGGCGCTGGTGTTCGGCTTGCTGGCCGCCAGTGCCAACCTGATTACCGGCGTGGCCGGCATGATGACGCTGGGCCATGCGGCCTTTTACGGCGTAGGGGCTTATACCGCCGCCTTGCTGTCCAGCCAGTACCAGTTTTCCCCCTGGCTGACCCTGCCTCTGGCCGGTGTGACTGCGGCGCTGCTGGGTGGCCTCACCGCCTGGCTGACGCGGCGGCTGGTGAATGTTCACTTTGCCGTGGCCACGCTGGGCATAGGCCAGGCGGTGTATGTCACCTTGCTTAACTGGGTGGATTTCACCCGTGGCCCGATGGGCATTACCGACATCGCCCCGCTCAGTACGGCCAGCCCGGCCATCAACCTGGGGCTGGTGATGCTGGTGTTCCTGCTGTGCTATCTGCTGCTGGAACGCACCATCCATTCTTACTACGGCAATGCGCTGCGTGCATTGCGTGAGGACGAGCAGTGCGTGGCCGCCATGGGGCTGGACCCGGCACGGCTGAAAATACAGGTGATGGTGCTGGGCTGTTTCATTGCCGGTCTGGCCGGTGCGCTGTGGGCGCACTCCACCCGCTATGTGTCGCCGGGCGATTTCCGCTTCAGTGAATCCATTACCATTCTGGCCATGGTGGTGATTGGAGGGCTGGGCAGCCTGCCCGGTGCCATCATGGGGGCTTTGTTGCTCACCCTGTTGCCGGAACTGCTGCGCAGCCTGGGTGATTACCGCATGCTGGTGGTGGGCTCCATCATGTTCGGCTTCATCATGTTCCTGCCCAAGGGGCTGATTGGCGAATACTCGGCGCTGCGGGTGTTCCGCAGCCATCTCAAAGCGCTGGAGCAGTCATGA
- a CDS encoding SidA/IucD/PvdA family monooxygenase produces the protein MTSSTQTQGLAALESRIRQDLDYLGLPAKNWTIPASHAEGEVKDVVIVGGGMSGLAVAAALAFNGVDAEIYDQSPAGLEGPWATTARMITLRSPKELPGPCLGIPSLTFRAWYEAQHGLEGWQQLDKIHRLNWAEYLRWYREVLQLKVHNLQQLVDVEARADGVVALSFRDAASGQTRRVLARHAVLATGRDGLGGASLPAWAGRLPRSHWVHSGDAWSGQMLRGRNVTVIGGGSSAMDAAATALEHGARRVSLLIRRHDLPRINKSKGTVNPGMAHGFRLLSDEWKWKVRHYLNSTQVPPPHSSTLRVSQHPNASFHFGIQVETARLVDDKVVLSTNLGEVTTDFVIFCTGFCTDWAQRPEYARIAGHARLWQDHYPSLPGAPDRELAGSPYLGSLYQFLEKQPGSLPGLERIHCFNYAAALSQGASAGDIPQVSDGAQRLASGLIASLLQEDVEQHYARLQQYAEPELYGNEWQAAKGLPTS, from the coding sequence ATGACAAGCAGCACACAAACACAGGGCCTGGCGGCCCTTGAAAGCCGTATCCGGCAAGACCTGGATTATCTTGGCCTGCCGGCCAAAAACTGGACCATCCCTGCCAGCCATGCGGAAGGTGAAGTCAAGGATGTGGTGATTGTCGGTGGCGGCATGTCCGGCCTGGCAGTGGCCGCCGCGCTGGCTTTCAATGGCGTGGATGCCGAAATATACGACCAGTCCCCCGCCGGACTGGAAGGCCCCTGGGCCACCACCGCCCGCATGATTACCTTGCGCTCGCCCAAGGAGTTGCCCGGCCCTTGCCTCGGCATTCCCAGCCTCACCTTCCGCGCCTGGTACGAGGCTCAACACGGCCTTGAAGGCTGGCAGCAACTGGACAAGATTCACCGCCTGAACTGGGCGGAATACCTGCGCTGGTATCGCGAGGTACTGCAACTGAAGGTACATAACCTGCAACAACTGGTGGATGTGGAAGCACGTGCCGATGGCGTGGTGGCACTGTCTTTCCGCGACGCTGCCAGCGGTCAGACCCGCCGGGTACTGGCGCGCCATGCGGTACTGGCCACCGGGCGCGACGGTCTGGGCGGTGCCAGCCTGCCCGCCTGGGCAGGCCGGCTACCACGCAGCCACTGGGTGCACTCCGGCGATGCCTGGTCCGGCCAGATGCTGCGCGGGCGCAACGTCACCGTGATTGGCGGTGGCTCCTCGGCCATGGATGCCGCCGCCACGGCACTGGAGCATGGTGCCAGGCGCGTGTCCTTGCTGATCCGCCGTCACGACCTGCCGCGCATCAACAAGAGCAAGGGCACGGTCAATCCCGGCATGGCCCATGGTTTCCGCTTGCTGTCGGACGAATGGAAATGGAAAGTCCGTCATTACCTGAACAGCACCCAGGTGCCACCGCCGCACAGCAGCACCTTGCGCGTGTCCCAGCACCCCAATGCCAGCTTTCACTTCGGCATTCAGGTGGAAACGGCCCGGCTGGTGGATGACAAGGTGGTGCTCAGTACCAATCTGGGTGAAGTCACCACCGATTTCGTGATTTTCTGCACCGGCTTTTGCACCGACTGGGCACAGCGGCCGGAATATGCCCGCATCGCCGGCCATGCGCGGCTATGGCAGGACCACTACCCCAGCCTGCCCGGCGCGCCGGATCGCGAGCTGGCCGGTTCGCCCTATCTGGGCAGCCTGTACCAGTTTCTGGAAAAACAGCCCGGCAGCCTGCCAGGACTGGAGCGGATTCACTGCTTCAACTACGCAGCTGCCCTGTCACAGGGGGCCAGCGCCGGCGATATTCCACAAGTCAGTGACGGTGCGCAACGGCTGGCTTCCGGCCTGATTGCCAGCTTGCTGCAAGAAGACGTCGAACAGCACTATGCCAGGCTGCAGCAATATGCCGAGCCGGAGCTGTATGGCAACGAATGGCAGGCGGCCAAGGGTCTGCCAACAAGTTGA
- a CDS encoding amino acid ABC transporter substrate-binding protein, with amino-acid sequence MKRFAIATLLAALLPGLAAAEDLAKIKSAGVIRVGTEGTYAPFTYHDASGKLVGFDVEIAQAVAAKLGVKAEFIEGKWDGLIAGLDASRYDAVANEVSITEARKAKYDFSSAYIASKAALIVNGNSPIKSFADLKGKKSANTLTSNFGKLAQSFGAEVVPVQGFNDSLELLASGRVDATINDSLSFLDYKKHQPNSKLRIAATEKDADFSGIIFRKGNPQLQAAINKALADIKADGSYQKISFKYFGEDVSH; translated from the coding sequence GTGAAACGATTTGCCATTGCCACCCTGCTCGCCGCCCTGCTGCCCGGCCTTGCCGCCGCAGAAGACCTGGCCAAGATCAAATCCGCCGGTGTCATCCGCGTGGGCACCGAAGGCACATACGCGCCGTTTACCTATCACGATGCCAGCGGCAAGCTGGTGGGCTTCGATGTGGAAATTGCCCAGGCCGTGGCCGCCAAGCTGGGCGTGAAAGCCGAATTCATCGAAGGCAAATGGGACGGCCTGATTGCCGGCCTGGATGCCAGCCGTTACGACGCCGTGGCCAACGAGGTGTCGATTACCGAAGCCCGCAAGGCCAAGTACGACTTCTCCAGCGCCTATATCGCCTCCAAGGCCGCGCTGATCGTGAATGGCAACAGCCCGATCAAGAGCTTTGCCGACCTCAAGGGCAAAAAGTCCGCCAACACCCTGACCAGCAACTTCGGCAAACTGGCGCAATCCTTCGGTGCAGAAGTCGTGCCGGTACAAGGCTTTAACGATTCGCTGGAGCTGCTGGCTTCCGGCCGCGTGGATGCCACCATCAACGACAGCCTGTCCTTCCTGGATTACAAGAAGCACCAGCCCAACTCCAAACTGCGCATTGCCGCCACCGAAAAGGACGCTGACTTCTCCGGCATCATTTTCCGCAAGGGCAACCCGCAGCTGCAGGCCGCCATCAACAAGGCACTGGCTGACATCAAGGCTGACGGCAGCTATCAGAAAATTTCCTTCAAGTACTTTGGCGAAGACGTGTCGCACTAA
- a CDS encoding ABC transporter substrate-binding protein yields MKNHLHTLKGAVVLALGLAAASATAQAGGEQYFPLQSYRVGPYAAGGTGFFGGFIDYLQYVNLKEGGVNGVKLTWSECETEYVVEKGVECYERLKKGLNGAPAAATNPLSVGIAYATLERSTADKLPLITINHGRTDSTDGSVFPYVFPLQLNPYSEVSAIINYIGQKSGGLSKLKGKKIAVLYHGSPYGKETNPILELLSKKYGFQLVSLEVPHPGNEQQSQWLTIRQQKPDWVILRGWGVMNPVALKTAQKTGYPADHIIGNIWSNSEEDAAPAGAAAKGFISITTHPSGTQFPVLQGIKKTVLDAGKGNLADAKRFGTVYYNLGVVNGILNVEAVRLAQARFGKKPLTGEQVRWGFEHLHFDDKRLKEVGALGLLQPLQLSCADHEGGGAVRFQQWDGQQWKVISPWVQADRKLLRPIIEDSSHKYAKEKGITPRDCSKES; encoded by the coding sequence ATGAAAAATCATCTGCACACACTGAAAGGGGCGGTCGTACTGGCATTGGGCCTGGCGGCAGCATCGGCCACGGCACAGGCAGGCGGCGAGCAGTATTTCCCGCTGCAAAGCTACCGCGTGGGGCCGTATGCGGCTGGCGGCACCGGCTTTTTCGGCGGCTTCATTGATTACCTGCAGTACGTGAATCTCAAGGAAGGCGGCGTCAACGGCGTCAAGCTCACCTGGAGCGAGTGCGAAACCGAATACGTGGTGGAAAAAGGAGTGGAGTGCTACGAACGGCTGAAAAAAGGCCTGAACGGCGCACCGGCTGCTGCTACCAACCCGCTGTCGGTGGGCATTGCCTATGCCACGCTGGAGCGCTCCACCGCCGACAAGCTGCCGCTGATCACCATCAACCATGGCCGTACCGACTCCACCGATGGCAGCGTGTTTCCCTATGTATTCCCGCTGCAGCTGAACCCGTATTCCGAGGTGTCGGCCATCATCAACTACATCGGCCAGAAATCCGGCGGCCTCTCCAAGCTGAAGGGCAAGAAGATTGCCGTGCTCTACCACGGCTCGCCCTATGGCAAGGAAACCAACCCCATCCTGGAGCTGCTGTCGAAGAAATACGGCTTCCAGCTGGTGTCGCTGGAAGTGCCGCATCCGGGTAACGAGCAGCAGTCGCAGTGGCTGACCATCCGCCAGCAAAAACCGGACTGGGTGATTCTGCGCGGCTGGGGCGTGATGAACCCGGTGGCACTGAAAACCGCCCAGAAAACCGGTTATCCGGCAGACCACATCATCGGCAATATCTGGAGCAACTCGGAAGAAGACGCCGCCCCGGCCGGTGCCGCCGCCAAGGGCTTCATCTCCATCACCACCCACCCGTCCGGCACCCAGTTCCCGGTGCTGCAGGGCATCAAGAAAACCGTGCTGGATGCCGGCAAGGGCAATCTGGCCGACGCCAAGCGCTTTGGCACGGTGTATTACAACCTGGGCGTGGTCAACGGCATCCTGAACGTGGAAGCCGTGCGCCTGGCACAAGCCAGGTTCGGCAAGAAACCGCTGACCGGCGAGCAGGTGCGCTGGGGCTTCGAGCACCTGCACTTTGACGACAAGCGGCTGAAGGAAGTGGGCGCGCTGGGCCTGTTGCAACCGCTGCAACTGAGTTGCGCCGACCACGAAGGCGGCGGTGCGGTGCGCTTCCAGCAGTGGGACGGCCAGCAGTGGAAGGTGATTTCGCCGTGGGTACAGGCCGACCGCAAGCTGCTGCGCCCCATCATCGAGGACTCCTCGCACAAGTACGCCAAGGAAAAGGGCATCACCCCGCGCGATTGCAGCAAGGAATCGTGA
- a CDS encoding ABC transporter ATP-binding protein, which produces MSETLLELKQLTLRYGGVHALEDISLRLPVGGITGLIGPNGAGKTSLFNVITGFSRPSRGEVHYAGQRIDGLPVPQIARQGIARTFQNLRVFPGMTVFDNVSIGALSQQRFGWRALWSRKQHSAQAVSAATWAALRRTGLDGLAFELAANLSYGKRKYLEIARALALQPGLLILDEPAAGLNDSETAALADFLRQLSQEGLSLLLVEHDLSLVKKICDRVLVLSSGRLLAEGSPEQVMRDPAVITSYLGSEEA; this is translated from the coding sequence ATGAGCGAAACCTTGCTGGAACTGAAACAGCTGACACTGCGCTATGGTGGTGTGCATGCGCTGGAAGACATTTCTCTGCGCTTGCCCGTTGGTGGCATTACCGGGCTGATCGGGCCGAATGGTGCGGGCAAGACCTCCTTGTTCAATGTGATTACCGGCTTTTCGCGCCCAAGTCGGGGTGAGGTCCACTATGCCGGACAGCGCATTGACGGCCTGCCGGTGCCGCAAATCGCCCGCCAGGGCATTGCACGCACCTTCCAGAACCTGCGGGTGTTTCCCGGCATGACGGTGTTTGACAATGTCAGCATCGGCGCACTCAGCCAGCAGCGCTTTGGCTGGCGTGCGCTGTGGAGCCGCAAGCAGCACAGTGCGCAGGCGGTGAGTGCTGCCACCTGGGCGGCGCTGCGCCGTACCGGGCTGGATGGGCTGGCGTTCGAGCTGGCGGCCAATCTGTCCTATGGCAAGCGTAAGTATCTGGAAATCGCCCGCGCCCTGGCCTTGCAACCGGGCTTGCTGATTCTGGACGAACCGGCGGCCGGGCTGAATGACAGTGAAACCGCCGCCCTGGCCGACTTCCTGCGCCAGTTAAGCCAGGAAGGCTTGAGCCTGTTGCTGGTGGAACATGACCTGAGCCTGGTCAAGAAAATCTGCGACCGTGTGCTGGTGCTGTCATCCGGCCGCTTGCTGGCCGAAGGCAGCCCGGAGCAGGTGATGCGCGACCCGGCGGTGATTACATCCTATCTTGGCAGCGAGGAGGCCTGA
- a CDS encoding branched-chain amino acid ABC transporter permease yields the protein MLDFFDVFLVQQLLNGLAQGLVYALIAIGFTLIFGVLNVVNFAHGEIYMLGAFAGLLAIQVLAPPAFAVLLLVAAAGLVLGVLLERVAFRPFRRFNDEASLKSKALREATLLSSLAISIITRELMQLYVGADMQSIPQAYLLMTPIQLGPLSIASGQVLIFVTALLMFVLLQWLLFRTRLGLSIRAVSNNRLGALHVGINVNHIIIATFAIGSLMGAVSGIVVGLYSGNIFPQMGFSPGIKAFVAMVMGGLDSIPGAVISAIVLGLCEALSTDFVSQGWSELISYALLLITLLYFPRGLFGKKVERV from the coding sequence ATGCTGGATTTTTTTGATGTTTTCCTGGTGCAGCAGCTACTGAACGGGCTGGCGCAGGGGCTGGTGTATGCCCTGATTGCCATCGGCTTCACGCTGATTTTCGGCGTGCTTAATGTGGTGAATTTCGCCCATGGCGAAATCTACATGCTGGGGGCGTTTGCCGGGCTGCTGGCCATTCAGGTGCTGGCCCCGCCGGCTTTTGCCGTGCTGCTTTTGGTGGCCGCTGCCGGGCTGGTGCTGGGCGTGTTGCTGGAGCGGGTGGCCTTCCGGCCATTCCGCCGCTTCAATGACGAGGCCTCGCTCAAGTCCAAGGCTCTGCGCGAGGCAACCTTGCTGTCCTCGCTGGCCATTTCCATCATCACCCGCGAGCTGATGCAGCTGTATGTCGGTGCCGACATGCAGTCCATTCCGCAAGCCTATCTGCTGATGACGCCGATCCAGCTGGGGCCTTTGAGCATTGCCAGCGGGCAGGTGCTGATTTTTGTCACTGCCTTGCTGATGTTTGTGCTGCTGCAATGGTTGCTGTTCCGTACCCGGCTGGGCCTGTCCATCCGCGCGGTGTCCAATAACCGGCTGGGTGCCTTGCACGTGGGCATCAATGTCAATCACATCATCATTGCCACCTTTGCCATCGGTTCGCTGATGGGGGCGGTGTCTGGCATTGTGGTGGGTTTGTATTCCGGCAATATTTTCCCGCAGATGGGTTTTTCGCCCGGCATCAAGGCTTTTGTCGCCATGGTGATGGGCGGGCTGGATTCCATCCCCGGGGCCGTCATCAGTGCCATCGTGCTGGGGCTGTGTGAAGCACTGTCCACCGACTTTGTGTCGCAGGGCTGGTCCGAGCTGATCAGTTATGCCCTGCTGCTGATTACCCTGTTGTACTTCCCGCGCGGCTTGTTCGGAAAGAAGGTGGAACGTGTCTAG
- a CDS encoding ABC transporter substrate-binding protein: protein MFAASQYHKALIVAAFSSLSLSALATPVAIGYQAPLTGEYAQYGNQFRNAANLALDEYNQTHKAAPVVIKFADSKGDALEGVSIAHKFSDDHSIVGVIGDFSSTVSIAAGKVYAETHLAQLSQTASHPDFVKISPWQFRNIITEAFEGPYNARWISQNNIKKVAVISIQNDWGQTASKNFAKSFKDAGGEVTALESFNPGTRDFRAILTKVARTRPDAIYLALMYEDGAALLQQKLQLGLNVPVYGSSSMYEKKLIQLAGPAAEGVKISTTFTASSKEPNVQAFVKTYQARYHVEPSMFAGQAYDATRIMLNAIAKAGGEKASREAVRNALAATKDFPGVTGNTTFDPVTREPAKNLSRLQIRNGDFTSVAN from the coding sequence ATGTTTGCCGCCAGTCAATATCACAAGGCACTGATTGTTGCCGCTTTTTCCTCGCTTTCGCTGTCTGCGCTTGCCACCCCGGTTGCCATTGGTTATCAGGCCCCATTGACCGGTGAATATGCCCAGTATGGCAACCAGTTTCGTAATGCCGCCAATCTGGCACTGGATGAATATAATCAGACGCATAAAGCGGCACCGGTAGTCATCAAGTTTGCCGACAGCAAGGGTGATGCGCTGGAGGGCGTGTCCATCGCGCACAAATTTTCTGATGATCATTCCATTGTCGGGGTAATTGGCGATTTCTCCTCCACGGTTTCCATTGCCGCGGGCAAGGTATATGCCGAAACCCATCTGGCTCAACTGTCGCAAACCGCCTCGCATCCGGATTTCGTCAAGATCAGCCCCTGGCAATTCCGCAATATCATCACCGAGGCATTCGAAGGGCCGTATAACGCCCGCTGGATCAGCCAGAACAATATCAAGAAGGTGGCCGTCATCAGCATCCAGAACGACTGGGGCCAGACCGCCAGCAAGAATTTTGCCAAATCCTTCAAGGACGCCGGTGGTGAAGTCACCGCGCTGGAAAGCTTCAATCCGGGTACCCGCGATTTTCGCGCCATCCTGACCAAGGTGGCCCGTACCCGCCCCGATGCCATCTATCTGGCATTGATGTATGAAGACGGCGCGGCACTGCTGCAACAGAAACTGCAACTGGGCCTCAACGTGCCGGTGTATGGCTCGTCCTCGATGTACGAGAAAAAGCTGATCCAGCTGGCCGGCCCGGCAGCCGAAGGGGTGAAGATTTCCACCACCTTTACCGCCAGCAGCAAGGAGCCTAACGTGCAGGCCTTCGTCAAGACCTATCAGGCGCGCTATCACGTGGAGCCGTCCATGTTTGCCGGTCAGGCCTATGACGCCACCCGCATCATGCTCAATGCCATTGCCAAGGCCGGTGGTGAAAAAGCCAGCCGCGAGGCAGTACGCAATGCACTGGCCGCCACCAAGGACTTCCCCGGCGTGACCGGCAACACCACCTTTGACCCGGTAACCCGCGAGCCGGCCAAGAACCTGTCGCGCCTGCAAATCCGCAATGGCGACTTCACTTCGGTAGCCAACTGA
- a CDS encoding branched-chain amino acid ABC transporter permease, with translation MFYQESGQFSTRYRQDGRALRLWQQRAALWALLLLAFGLLPVIGNDYWFSAILIPFLVLSLAGLGLNLLTGYAGQLSLGSAAFMAVGAFASYKLQFLLPGLPLLLSFVAGGVVAAAVGVVFGLPSLRIKGFYLLVSTLAAQFFVEWLLTKFAWFSNGNESGVITAPPLLVAGHDFGSPAGRYLLTLSVVLPLFVLAANLVRSSLGRNWMAVRDMDTAAAVIGIPILRTKLLAFAISSFILGVAGSLWAFTYLGTVEPHGFDLSRSFQVLFIIILGGMGSILGNFLGAAFIVLLPIVLSILSGSLLSGVLPAGQLENLQKIIFGVLIILFLIKEPDGLARLWQGWRARARLWPLRF, from the coding sequence ATGTTTTATCAGGAATCCGGGCAGTTCAGCACCCGCTACCGGCAGGATGGCCGCGCACTGCGGCTGTGGCAGCAGCGTGCCGCGCTGTGGGCCTTGCTGCTGCTGGCCTTCGGCCTGTTGCCGGTGATTGGCAACGACTACTGGTTCAGCGCCATTCTGATTCCGTTTCTGGTGTTGTCGCTGGCCGGGCTGGGGCTGAACCTGCTCACCGGCTATGCCGGCCAGCTGTCGCTGGGATCGGCCGCCTTCATGGCGGTGGGGGCGTTTGCCAGTTACAAGCTGCAATTCCTGCTGCCGGGCCTGCCGCTCTTGCTCAGCTTTGTCGCCGGTGGCGTGGTGGCCGCGGCGGTCGGGGTGGTGTTCGGCCTGCCCAGCCTGCGCATCAAGGGCTTTTATCTGCTGGTGTCCACCCTGGCGGCACAGTTTTTTGTCGAATGGCTGCTCACCAAGTTTGCCTGGTTCTCCAACGGTAACGAGTCCGGCGTCATCACCGCGCCGCCGCTGCTGGTGGCCGGTCACGATTTTGGCAGCCCGGCCGGGCGCTACCTGCTCACCCTGAGCGTGGTGCTGCCGCTGTTTGTGCTGGCGGCCAATCTGGTACGCAGCAGCCTGGGCCGCAACTGGATGGCAGTGCGCGACATGGATACCGCTGCTGCTGTCATCGGCATCCCCATCCTGCGCACCAAACTGCTGGCCTTTGCCATCAGCTCTTTCATCCTGGGGGTGGCTGGTTCCCTGTGGGCATTTACCTATCTGGGCACGGTGGAGCCGCATGGCTTTGATCTCAGCCGCTCGTTTCAGGTGCTGTTCATCATCATCCTGGGCGGCATGGGCAGCATTCTGGGCAATTTCCTTGGCGCGGCCTTCATCGTGCTGCTGCCCATCGTGCTGTCCATCCTGTCCGGCAGCTTGCTCAGCGGGGTGCTGCCCGCCGGCCAGCTGGAAAATCTGCAAAAAATCATCTTTGGCGTGCTGATCATCCTGTTCCTGATCAAGGAGCCGGACGGCCTGGCACGGCTGTGGCAAGGCTGGCGCGCCCGTGCCCGGCTGTGGCCACTGCGTTTCTGA
- a CDS encoding amino acid ABC transporter ATP-binding protein has product MIQLHNIDKHFGSQHVLKDVSLHVPPGQVTALIGPSGSGKSTLLRCINLLETPSAGQITLGDASLQFGHGHAQPGRQDIHRLRLQTGMVFQNFQLFPHRTALENVMEGLLVVKKWPRAQAEARARELLQQVGMAHKADAWPGTLSGGQQQRVAIARALAQSPGLLLCDEPTSALDPELASEVVAVLRQLAANKMTMLIATHDLRLAATLADTVVFLEDGRIVEQGSSRQLFLQPQNPRTASYVSTLKEGLPEDW; this is encoded by the coding sequence ATGATTCAACTGCACAATATCGACAAGCATTTTGGCAGCCAGCATGTGCTCAAGGATGTCTCGCTGCATGTGCCACCCGGCCAGGTGACGGCGCTGATCGGCCCCTCCGGCAGCGGCAAGAGCACCCTGCTGCGCTGCATCAACCTGCTGGAAACCCCCAGCGCCGGACAGATTACCCTGGGCGATGCCAGCCTGCAGTTTGGCCACGGCCATGCGCAGCCGGGCCGTCAGGACATTCATCGCCTGCGCCTGCAAACCGGCATGGTGTTCCAGAACTTCCAGCTGTTTCCGCACCGCACCGCGCTGGAAAACGTGATGGAAGGCCTGCTGGTGGTGAAGAAATGGCCGCGCGCCCAGGCCGAGGCCCGTGCCCGTGAGCTGCTGCAACAAGTAGGCATGGCGCACAAGGCGGATGCCTGGCCCGGCACCCTGTCCGGTGGCCAGCAGCAACGGGTGGCCATCGCCCGCGCACTGGCCCAGTCCCCCGGCCTGCTGCTGTGTGATGAACCCACGTCGGCACTGGACCCGGAGCTGGCCAGCGAAGTGGTGGCCGTGCTGCGCCAACTTGCTGCCAACAAGATGACCATGCTGATTGCCACCCACGACCTGCGGCTGGCGGCCACACTGGCCGACACCGTGGTGTTTCTGGAAGATGGCCGCATCGTGGAGCAAGGCAGCAGCCGCCAGCTGTTCCTGCAACCGCAAAACCCGCGTACCGCCAGCTATGTGTCCACGCTGAAGGAAGGCCTGCCGGAAGACTGGTAA